One genomic segment of Tripterygium wilfordii isolate XIE 37 chromosome 9, ASM1340144v1, whole genome shotgun sequence includes these proteins:
- the LOC120005336 gene encoding B-box zinc finger protein 24-like has translation MKIQCDVCEKAPATVICCADEAALCQKCDVEVHAANKLASKHQRLHLQCLSNKLPRCDICQEKAAFIFCVEDRALFCKDCDERIHPAGNLSANHQRFLATGIQVALSSSCTKGTEKSIIDPQPNQGSKQMSTRTPVQPQSSFTSPWAVDDFLQFSDFESSDKKEQLEFGEFEWLTDMNLFGEQLPQEALAAAEVPQLPMSQSNNVSSYRPPKSSVPNKKLRIEMPDDDEEFFTVPDLG, from the exons ATGAAGATTCAGTGTGATGTATGTGAGAAAGCTCCAGCCACAGTAATTTGTTGTGCAGATGAGGCTGCTCTCTGCCAGAAATGTGATGTTGAAGTTCATGCCGCAAACAAGTTAGCAAGCAAGCACCAGAGGCTTCACCTTCAATGCCTCTCCAACAAGCTCCCTCGATGCGACATATGCCAA GAGAAGGCAGCTTTCATTTTCTGTGTTGAGGACAGAGCCCTCTTCTGTAAGGACTGCGATGAACGCATACATCCTGCTGGCAACCTTTCTGCTAATCACCAGCGGTTCCTGGCTACTGGTATTCAGGTGGCTTTGAGCTCTAGCTGCACCAAGGGTACTGAAAAGAGCATCATAGACCCACAACCAAATCAGGGTTCAAAGCAAATGTCTACAAGAACTCCCGTGCAACCACAATCCAGCTTCACTTCTCCATGGGCTGTTGATGACTTCTTACAGTTCTCAGATTTTGAATCGTCTGACAAG AAAGAGCAACTTGAGTTTGGGGAGTTCGAATGGCTTACAGACATGAATCTTTTTGGAGAGCAACTTCCTCAGGAAGCCTTAGCTGCAGCTGAAGTTCCTCAGCTTCCAATGTCCCAATCAAACAACGTTAGCTCATATAGACCTCCCAAGTCTAGCGTGCCCAACAAGAAGCTGAGGATTGAGATGCCAGATGACGACGAGGAGTTCTTTACTGTTCCGGATCTCGGCTAG
- the LOC120005373 gene encoding protein ENHANCED DISEASE RESISTANCE 2-like, translated as MASCGGRNEPDWIKRVKSGGSVPPVGPDNCSYGWASPPGENFMVRGPEYLSTRNKIAGGQYLLKPIGFDWVKGSLKIGDVLNHPNSRVRKVLEEEFPTGDRPFVWAFNLQLPSKDNYSVIAYFTVSKPIQEGSLMDQFLKGDDAFRNSRLKLIANIVKGPWIVKKAMGEQAISLIGQTLSCKYCVTNNSLEIDVDVGSSMAASVIMHLALGYFTTMAVDIAFLIESQTESEFPEQILGAFRFSELNPASASSIELSTDASAGNLESSLPTRFWKSIGQGFSQYFHPGAQEGSSTSGSAHAN; from the coding sequence ATGGCCAGCTGTGGTGGCAGAAACGAGCCTGACTGGATTAAAAGAGTGAAGTCTGGGGGTTCAGTTCCACCAGTTGGACCAGATAATTGCTCATATGGGTGGGCATCGCCGCCTGGAGAAAATTTCATGGTCAGAGGTCCCGAATACTTGTCAACCAGGAATAAAATCGCTGGTGGTCAATATCTTCTCAAGCCTATTGGTTTTGATTGGGTTAAAGGCTCTTTAAAGATTGGGGATGTCTTGAATCATCCAAACAGCCGTGTCAGAAAGGTCCTTGAAGAGGAGTTCCCAACTGGTGATAGGCCTTTTGTATGGGCTTTCAATCTACAACTACCAAGCAAGGATAACTATAGTGTTATAGCTTATTTCACAGTAAGCAAGCCTATTCAGGAGGGATCCTTGATGGATCAATTCTTAAAAGGGGATGATGCTTTTAGGAATTCTCGGCTGAAGTTGATTGCCAACATTGTCAAGGGCCCTTGGATTGTGAAGAAAGCAATGGGGGAACAGGCCATAAGCTTAATTGGTCAAACTCTTTCCTGTAAATATTGTGTTACAAATAATTCTCTAGAAATAGATGTTGATGTTGGATCATCCATGGCTGCAAGTGTAATAATGCATCTTGCGTTGGGTTACTTCACGACAATGGCAGTAGACATAGCTTTCCTCATTGAGAGCCAAACTGAGTCGGAGTTTCCAGAACAAATTCTAGGAGCTTTCAGATTCTCTGAACTAAATCCTGCTTCTGCTTCCTCAATTGAACTATCAACAGATGCAAGTGCTGGTAACTTGGAGTCTTCGTTGCCAACACGTTTTTGGAAGTCAATTGGGCAAGGCTTCTCTCAATATTTCCATCCGGGTGCTCAAGAAGGAAGTTCTACCTCTGGCTCAGCCCATGCTAATTAA